GTCCCCGCCGTCCTCCTCGGACACCCAACTGCCGCTGCGCACACGGGGATCGGCGAGCGCCTCGATGGTGACAGCGTCGTGCGCCCGCAAAGCTCCAACGATCTTACTGAGGCTGTTGTAGGCATCCGAGGTGAGCATTTCGTCCGGATCTTCGTCCGGTCCGAGGAATACCGGAACGATCAGAGTGGCGAGTTTCCCGCGCCCCGGATGCAACCGCAGCGCACGCCCGACCATCTGCACAATATCGACCATCGAACCCCGCGCATCCGCAAAGAGCACGGCATCACACTCAGCGGTATCGACACCTTCCCCGAGAACACGAACCGAGGAAAGAACCCGCAATTCAGCCCGCACATCCTCACCCTCGAATGCGGGCCCTCCGAGGAAATCGGAGGCGAACTCATCCAGCACCTGACGGCGGTGTCCGGGGGCGTGCTCGCCGTAGAGCCAGTCCGCCCACACCTGCCGAGCCGGCGGATAGACGTCGGGGTCGCCCTCAGCGAGCCGGCGGGCCGTCACCGGGACAGCAGCAGCCATCGCTTCGGCCTCGCTCACCCGACTGTGGAACGACAGCACCCGACGAAACCGCTCCTGCACAGCCGCCCGCATCAGCCCCGTCTGCACCGCCGCCAGCCGTGCCCCGCGCACTGCATCCGAGCCGATGTCAGGGCTGCTCAAGGCCATGTACAGATCGGGATCGCGGATGTCGAGGCACAGCACCTGGTAGGGGGCGACGATGCCTCGCCCGATCGCGTCCGACAGCGTGAGCTTGTACGCCACCGGCCCGAACTGCGAAGACCCGTCCTCCATCGACGCAACCAGCCGGGGCCGCTCACCTTCGGCTTCCCACACGCGGGGTGTGGCCGTCATGTACAGCCGACGCTCCGCGGGCAGCTGCGCCTGGTCGTGCACCGCCGCCCACGGTCGAAGACCATCCCCACTGGTCCTGTGGGCCTCGTCCACCACCATCAGGCTCCACACCTTGAGGCCAGCCGCGTGGGCTCGCTGGAGGATCCGCAGGCCCACCGACGCGTAGGTGGCGAAGACCGTCACGGTCTCCAACCCCTCCATCCACGCCACCAACTCGTCAGGATCGGTCGTGCAGGGCAGACCCTGACTCTCCTCCGCCCGCAGCGAGCACACCCCGATCATCGCGCCCGACCGGCCCGCCCGACGCCACGCGCCGGCCATCTGCGTCAGCAGATCCAGTGTCGGCACCACCACCAGCACACGACGCGCGGAAAGACGACGCGCGGACTCCGCACCGATCAGGCTTTTACCGGAGCCGGTAGCAGCGATAACCTGTGTCCGCAGCCCTTCGGGCGGCATATGGCCACCAGGCGGTGTGCCGAGAATACGGACGACGCTATCAACGGCCTCGGCCTGATGCGGACGCAATTCCATCTGAGCCACAATGCCTCGCATTCTCGGGCGTATTCAGAGGGAATCCCGCGTCAATCCAGATTCCATCCGAGTTCCAAAATGACGACCTCCCAGTCCGGACACTCCGGGGAGAGATGTACCCCGCTATCATCCCAGACTCAAGCCGCTAACAAGAGTGACGCAT
Above is a window of Streptomyces sp. NBC_00490 DNA encoding:
- a CDS encoding DEAD/DEAH box helicase, whose protein sequence is MELRPHQAEAVDSVVRILGTPPGGHMPPEGLRTQVIAATGSGKSLIGAESARRLSARRVLVVVPTLDLLTQMAGAWRRAGRSGAMIGVCSLRAEESQGLPCTTDPDELVAWMEGLETVTVFATYASVGLRILQRAHAAGLKVWSLMVVDEAHRTSGDGLRPWAAVHDQAQLPAERRLYMTATPRVWEAEGERPRLVASMEDGSSQFGPVAYKLTLSDAIGRGIVAPYQVLCLDIRDPDLYMALSSPDIGSDAVRGARLAAVQTGLMRAAVQERFRRVLSFHSRVSEAEAMAAAVPVTARRLAEGDPDVYPPARQVWADWLYGEHAPGHRRQVLDEFASDFLGGPAFEGEDVRAELRVLSSVRVLGEGVDTAECDAVLFADARGSMVDIVQMVGRALRLHPGRGKLATLIVPVFLGPDEDPDEMLTSDAYNSLSKIVGALRAHDAVTIEALADPRVRSGSWVSEEDGGDLIEDGDEEDGQEEDLVPAVGAAAAGVLRFTEERDPAALAQFVRLRVIDPERAYWLRGIEAATRWLRETGSSELRVPYTYVTPDDWPGIGGHPLGVWVADQRRYYAAGTLEAKRVTTLENLGMVWSVHASAWDAGLAVARDYAAVHGHCLPGASVVWGGDGFPLGTWMKNQRAAARKTRENAARRANGETGISYAGELSESRMEALNEIDPGWAPEGWEIGWQRCYRLLLAHVQAGGALPAGPGDVVVQGEDLGVWIAGQVAGWDRLVPVQQYLLETIGVDPEQGPELRPVRKSQDELWERNMTAARQFHAREGHLRVPRQHREDVDGELLGLGSFVANARRRAAKLSTERREALNALGMRW